A single genomic interval of Pelagerythrobacter marensis harbors:
- a CDS encoding SurA N-terminal domain-containing protein, whose amino-acid sequence MIQFFRRFFQSKLGIPLTLAFLALIAFAFASSDVANTGTFGGIAGGDRVAVVGGQKIDSADLVISARDALDRVRQQNPNMSMDAFIAQGGLDDVLDQMIDRTAIAEYARRHGLRAGDNLINSEIISIPAFRGASGEFDSTTFRQVLAARGISESALRSDLSQGLLAQQLLVPVAFGAQAPDKLATRYAALLKERRRGSIAMLPAQAFAPEGTPDQATLEAFYADNRADFIRPERRVIRYAVFGPENLDTRIEPTAAEIGARYEEDSARYAARETRRLSQLIVPTQEAAGTIRERVEAGGSLEAAAREAGFDVAELGPISRSELAAQSSADVARAVFAAERGAIATPARSGLGWHVVRVDAIERTPARSLDQVRGEIAETLRAENRQRALADLAANIEEQLTDGVSLSDMAQQLDIDVRTTRPLLASGEVYGAPGETATEVLGPALETAFQMTEGEPQLAEIARGETYLIFEASRIVESAAAPLAEIRDDVIAAWRRDRGAAEARAAADRVLARLKEGTSLAAALREEETRLPPAEPVDLTRQQLAAFEGRFPPPLALLFSMAQGTAKKLEAPEDSGWYVVDLDEIETGTVASDDPLLAQTKRELGPAIGSEYADQLRVALRKELGVERNATAIDAVRKQLLGQN is encoded by the coding sequence ATGATTCAGTTCTTCCGCAGATTCTTCCAGTCGAAGCTCGGCATTCCGCTGACGCTGGCTTTTCTTGCGCTGATCGCCTTTGCATTCGCCAGCAGCGACGTCGCAAACACCGGAACATTCGGGGGGATCGCCGGCGGCGACCGGGTCGCCGTCGTCGGCGGGCAGAAGATCGATTCGGCCGACCTCGTCATAAGCGCGCGCGACGCGCTCGACCGCGTGCGGCAGCAGAATCCCAACATGTCGATGGATGCGTTCATCGCGCAGGGCGGCCTCGACGACGTGCTGGATCAGATGATCGACCGTACCGCGATCGCGGAATATGCGCGCCGCCACGGCCTCAGGGCGGGCGACAATCTGATCAACAGCGAAATCATCTCGATCCCCGCCTTCCGCGGCGCCAGCGGCGAGTTCGATTCCACGACGTTCCGGCAGGTGCTCGCGGCGCGCGGGATTTCGGAATCGGCGCTGCGCTCCGATCTTTCGCAGGGCCTGCTCGCCCAGCAGCTGCTTGTCCCGGTGGCTTTCGGCGCCCAGGCCCCCGACAAGCTGGCGACGCGCTATGCCGCGCTGCTCAAGGAACGGCGCCGCGGCAGCATTGCCATGCTGCCGGCCCAGGCATTCGCGCCCGAAGGCACCCCCGATCAGGCGACGCTCGAGGCATTCTACGCCGATAATCGCGCCGACTTCATCCGCCCCGAACGGCGCGTCATCCGCTATGCGGTGTTCGGCCCGGAGAATCTTGACACCCGGATCGAACCGACCGCGGCCGAGATCGGCGCCCGATACGAGGAAGACAGCGCCCGCTACGCCGCGCGCGAAACGCGCCGGCTCAGCCAGCTGATCGTCCCGACCCAGGAAGCGGCCGGCACGATCCGCGAGCGCGTGGAAGCGGGCGGCTCGCTCGAAGCCGCTGCGCGCGAGGCGGGCTTCGACGTGGCCGAGCTTGGCCCGATCTCGCGGTCGGAACTGGCCGCGCAAAGCTCCGCCGACGTGGCCCGCGCCGTCTTCGCAGCCGAACGCGGTGCGATTGCGACCCCGGCGCGCAGCGGGCTTGGCTGGCATGTCGTCCGCGTCGATGCCATCGAACGGACCCCCGCGCGCAGCCTCGATCAGGTTCGCGGCGAAATCGCCGAGACCCTGCGCGCGGAGAATCGCCAGCGTGCTTTGGCCGACCTGGCCGCGAATATCGAGGAGCAGTTGACCGACGGTGTGTCGCTGAGCGACATGGCGCAGCAGCTGGATATCGACGTTCGCACCACGCGGCCGCTGCTGGCCAGCGGAGAGGTTTACGGCGCGCCGGGCGAAACCGCGACCGAAGTGCTCGGCCCCGCGCTGGAGACCGCGTTCCAGATGACCGAAGGGGAGCCGCAACTTGCGGAGATCGCCCGCGGCGAGACCTATCTGATCTTCGAAGCAAGCCGGATCGTCGAATCCGCAGCGGCTCCGCTGGCGGAAATCCGCGACGACGTGATAGCCGCTTGGCGGCGCGACCGCGGCGCCGCGGAGGCGCGTGCCGCCGCCGACCGGGTGCTCGCCCGCCTGAAGGAAGGCACCTCCCTCGCGGCGGCGCTCCGCGAAGAGGAAACGCGCCTTCCCCCGGCCGAACCGGTCGACCTGACTCGCCAGCAGCTGGCCGCTTTCGAGGGCCGGTTCCCGCCGCCCCTCGCCCTGCTGTTCAGCATGGCCCAGGGCACGGCCAAGAAGCTGGAGGCGCCCGAGGACAGCGGCTGGTACGTGGTCGATCTGGATGAGATCGAAACCGGGACGGTGGCCAGCGACGATCCGCTGCTCGCGCAGACCAAGCGCGAACTGGGCCCGGCCATCGGCAGCGAATATGCGGATCAGCTTCGCGTTGCCCTGCGCAAGGAACTGGGCGTGGAACGCAACGCCACCGCGATCGACGCGGTGCGCAAACAGCTCCTCGGGCAGAACTGA